The genome window AGATTCCCTTAATTTTATTCTATAGAAGTCAGTGCTGTATGTTACATCTCACACGGTTTATATATCAGTGCACAGATCAAACCATGTTTAGCCATGAGTCTATTTCAGTGAATTACATTGATGTTGATTTGAGACACATTGGCAAATCAAGTCAAAATGAAGCATCACAGTCAACAGAAGAATTCAGTGTGAAGTCTGTTTTTTTTGAGGCAGCAGATGCATAGGAGTAATTAGATATGCTGCTAGACTCTTTTGGAGAGAACAAGAAGACTCTTAATTCCTCTGATTTCAGGTCCAATTACTCCTTTCCTGTTACACAAAAAGAAGTTTATGTGGCTCCATCACTTTCAATGATGGATTCATCTAAGACTTCGTCAGGTATGCAAATCTCGATGATGCACTTGATGACTTACTTGAGGAAACTTCCAACGTGATGAACCAAAATGGTTTATCACGGTCACTCTAAGAAAAGGCTGTCCCGCATGTTCAATCTTCTTGTTACACAAAAAGAAGTTAATGTGGCTCCATCACTTTCAAGGAATGGGTCAGATTCATCTAAAACTCCGCCAGGTATTGCTAATCTTGATGATGCACTTGATGACTTACTTGAGGAAACTTCCTATGTGATGAACCAAAATGGTTTATCGCGGTCACTCGAAGAAAAGGCTGTCCCTCATTGTTCAATCTTCTTCCTCTCACTCTAGAACCAAGTCCCAAGTGTGATGTGAATTTGATTCATGGTTAGATACAATTTGAtgtcattttaaaaattcttaCCCATCTAACCTAAGCTCTTGTgttaattttgtgttcaagGTTAACTCTGCCCTTACCTTCCAAGTAAAACTCTTCTAGGGTTTATGGTTCTGAAAAAGAAACAACTTGAGAAAGTTCATTTGTGCGAAATGATATTCTAAAAATGCTTATTCAATAGAGTAATGCTAGGACAACAATATTTGCCACAATTTGCTTACGTggcaagttgtgacaaaaattgtgatAAAAGTAGTGGTCCTAGTATTTTCTTATTCAATAAGATGGGAAACAACCAGTGTATGCCTGCACAATTTGGTTGCACTTGTTTGAGGGTTCTGGTGGTGAAAATTTAAACCAGATATCCTAGGAAAAACACTATATTGTGTAATACATATTTTTCTCTGTTTATAAACTTGAAAGCTAgtctaaaatttattattccCAGAACATATtaagctgttttttttttttttttttcctggataCTACTAAGCAGCCTTGTTAAAAATCAACAGAATTGTCCAACCAATACAGCAGATTATCTTGATCAAAGCTAAGGCATTGTTGATACAGATGGTATGTTTTCAAACCCTGTGCACTTCATGAGTAAGATAAAAGATCCATTGAAGTGAAATAGCTACCAAGTTCCAAACTCTGGAGCAGAGACCGCGTATCCCAAATACAGTGGGGAAATGACTAGTGCACACGCCCACAAAGTTGCGTGTAACAGATTTTTAAACTGAAATCGTAATTCAATTCAAAAATATCTTTGGGCAGTGTGTCAATATATTAATATCTATTCCTTAAAATTAGCGAATAAGTTGCgttaagaaaatatttcaagCACTCAAATCACTCCCACCCAACCAAATCAcatcaacaaacaaaaatccATCATCTTTCTTGTGGGGCTATAATTTCTAAACGATAGAAGAGGAATTGGAAATTGTAAGCAATAATGATGATTGTTACTTGCTACCAATCAAGACATGCCCGTGTAGAATTTGAAACTCAAACCAATTCACATGTCCCATTAAATGGGGATATTGACTAGCTTTCTTTTGATGAAAAATGGGATATTGACTAACAGTACTTTAAAATTAGGCCATTTAAATGAAGGGTACAGCTGTGGTTCCCCCTATCATTGCTAAAAGGGCCCAGAAGTGAGATATAATATTACCCTCCAGGataattttaaaagaagaaagttagGTGGATGTAATAAGTTACCTCCATGTGATGCAAGGATGTGTCTTTTTGACCAAACcaacaaaatgaaatttcatTCGACACAACTGGAAACAGCTATGCACTTTACAAATACTACCAAAACTTTAAACTTACAAAGAAGTAAAGGTCTTccaagaaatagagagagaaccaaaagggggaaaagatacaaatgaaaataagaagaagatgcaAGAAATTAAGGCTTGCTTGTTTGTTAATGTTGTTTGAACTACAGTTTTTGTTGTATAAATAACGTAATAcacatttttataacatttttcactCATTCGTATTTTTATAACACTTAAATAACgttactaaaataatattatcaaacgGACCTTTGATCTACCAgtgttttattacttttatcctctaaacaaaacaagaaaaaaaatctgcatTTCTTTTAATACAAATTCTAAAGTTgcaaatagaaataaaaataaaaataaaaacttgttgaaaagataaaattaaattaaattttaaaaaaaaaggttacaaaATTGCATGAGTCAGAGCCACAAGGCCCCAGCTTCTTTTAATATAGGAACCAACTCTCCAGAAATATGTGTAGCCATAACCCGATCCAATCCACCAAACAACCTGCCCCCAATAAACACTGCCGGAAATTGAACCTTCCCATCTTTTCCATTGCTAATCATCTCCAATTCCTTAACAACCCCAACCTCATCTTTCTCATCAACCTCATAAACTGCAGGGTTTACACCGAGGCCTAAAAGTAAGCGCTTCACTACATGGCTCATGCAGCACCCACGCCTAGCAATTACTATCACTGCATTCTCTGCCACCATGTTTAACATAATATTTTCTGATTCCTCAGCTTTTAAGGCTTTGGATGAAACAAGCTGAGGTATATTGGtattattgttgatgaagtggGTTCTGGTGTGAAGTGGTTGCCATGACTTGTAAGGTATTGCTTCTTGCATTTTTGTGAGAGATTTTTTGTagagagaaaaacagagagagagagagagagagagagagagtgtgtgtgtggatgCGTGGGGTTTATTTTGCCTAATTGGTGTGGCAAGGAGAGAGTATAAATAGTTGGAGGAGACTTGGAAACTTGAAAGGGTCATACGTCAACGGCAGTTGGGCACTTGGGCTTTTGATTACGCGTTGTAATATGTCATTTGGTTGTGTCTGACGTTTACTTTGTGTCACTCTTTGTTCTAGTGTGTTCGTTTGAGGTACCTAGAGAGCctgacttcttttttatttttcttaaaaaaaaaaaaaaaaaatgttagtacCACACACTTTTAGGTatgttttattataattattttattatgtgaCAGATTGcaattagtgaaaaaaaaaaaaatagtaagctCATGTAATAGTAATAAAcaatcaattataatttatcataTAAGACAATTATAGCAAAGTGCATGAAACTGACattattgtctttttttattttttatttattccttGTTGGTGGTCACTGGTCACTATAAAAATTGTCTAAAGGCCATGTATCAATTTTTAGATAGAATATCATTGATCTAGATTAGATGTAAGCAAGCAAAGCATGGGTGTGATTTCAACTTGTGGTGACGtcttccaaataaacaaaaccaCGCCCATGGAAAAAATTCCACGTTATTATCGGCCAAAGCGTACACGGTGTAGTGGTAATCCATAGAAAGTtggaaatatatttattattaaaaatataattgtatacTACGTCAGCATGAAAGTGAGCTCTCCGAAGCGTTTCGTCAGAAATAGTAGACTAGTATTTTATACAGTGTTCAAATCCAGGTTGCCATCGTTGCCGTGTTGATTAGGTACGACCGTTTTGTACCATGGTATGGCCGTTTAGGTGCTATCAACACCTTCCTGACAATTTCCTGCACATACATACATTCAAATACAATCCACATGTTGCATGGCCGGTGCTAAATGCCCTTTTTCTTCTCCTAACCGCCCTTCTATTGAATTTTTACATTTACTTCTTATtgtaattaaaaccaaatttatAGAACttactatattttattataaggTTAAATTTGTTGCACATAAATTGGTTTACACACACTTAATAAAATATCTGAAATGGTGATTTAAAGTTACGATTTCTCAATTCACAATTTTAGTTATCTTTTGGGGTGtgtgtaaaatagtttgtgtgtaataaacattactctattttataattaattacttttatttagcCTAATCAATTCCTGCTTTCAGTGTAAATTTGGTATTATTCCATTCTCCATAGACTTAGTGTGCCTTGGATATgctttaaaaagatttttttttttttttttttgctttgtgtctCAACTTTTGCAAATAACCTAACTTTCAAAAATATTGACCAAACTAAACCTAAATAGACTATGCCTAATATTGGTCTTAGTCTAACTCATTGCCAAAGAGTTGTACATTAATTTCTTGACTTCGTACCATTTGGTTGTCTTATAGAAAAAGTGATGGTTTATTTGTgcatctaataaaatttttcattgaaGTGTGGTGTTATAGAAAATAACACACAAAgaaacatttctctctctctctctctctcatcaattttATCAAAGCATTTATGTTGTGGATGTATGTGTTTTGTTCTCGTAACCAAGGTTTTTAGAACCGGACCGAACCGGGAGATTGGACAGTGAAAATCGAGAACTGGGATGAAAACcgattttttaagcataaagaacctgattttttgttaatttcgtAAACCCctaaaaccggggttggaccACACAAACCGGTgagaaccgtgcggtccaaccccttagcaatttttttttttttttaaaacaacttaacacaattttattcttcttaattaaattatccatctcttacaaggaataaaaaaattataattaaaatatttcaaagatattcaactttacttcaaaaattaatcataaattttaatgttttcatggttattattttattttattaactttcttatttaattattaaatatatacttgaaaatcattaaatttccctcacatatatagatatattgtcaattttgctagttttataaatttaatatcttttaggctttaattaattatgacgtcatcacggttcgaccccaATTCAACATCGGTTCaacctcaaaaatcttgaacctctcccttttacggttcaatgaacggtccagATCTGAAAACCTTACTCATAACAAATACCACTAGTGCGTCTCATCAATACATATCCTAGGAGGCTTAGAATTTAAAACActaacttttatgttttttgaaataaaatagcttttaattttttataatagatttaacataaaagttaccaaaaatcatatcttttaataaatattatgcaaataagctttatgaaataagaaaaatccAATCATGCTTATTTgaaagtagattttttttttcttttatgttaaactatataagagaaggagatGATGAAATTTATAGTCATTAATCCATCTAAAACTAACTGAGAATGACTAAAGACTTAAATTTATAAGTAGCTAGTTAAACTATCATAGATGACATAATGCTTTATAGAAATATAATAGAATTTGAAACTTATGACTAGGTGGCAAACAGTTAGCTAAAATACTACTCTCTCcgtcccaatttgtttgtcctgtttgaaaagttaaactttttttttttaagggaacacCATTTATTGTATTATCtgtcttataaaaatatataagtttacaaaactacccttaaataaatttattagttttttttaaagagttattcttaatgagacAA of Quercus lobata isolate SW786 chromosome 8, ValleyOak3.0 Primary Assembly, whole genome shotgun sequence contains these proteins:
- the LOC115957355 gene encoding glutaredoxin-C9 yields the protein MQEAIPYKSWQPLHTRTHFINNNTNIPQLVSSKALKAEESENIMLNMVAENAVIVIARRGCCMSHVVKRLLLGLGVNPAVYEVDEKDEVGVVKELEMISNGKDGKVQFPAVFIGGRLFGGLDRVMATHISGELVPILKEAGALWL